One stretch of Malus domestica chromosome 14, GDT2T_hap1 DNA includes these proteins:
- the LOC114821185 gene encoding dirigent protein 5-like, producing the protein MRMQLYYHDKLFDGTQKDKTNATSAAVANSTKLAPNSQFGMLVVFNDPITKDDNYHSPPIANAQGFYFYDRKDTNSAWFAYTLVFNSSEHRGTLNIMGADLMPEKTRDLSVVGGTGDFFMARGIVTLQTDTFQGAYYFRLKMDIKLYECY; encoded by the coding sequence ATGAGAATGCAGCTGTATTACCATGACAAACTGTTTGATGGCACGCAGAAGGATAAGACTAATGCAACATCTGCTGCAGTAGCAAATTCAACCAAGCTTGCGCCAAACTCTCAATTCGGTATGCTTGTTGTCTTTAATGACCCTATTACAAAGGACGATAATTATCACTCTCCGCCCATTGCAAATGCGCAAGGCTTCTATTTCTACGACAGAAAGGACACCAACTCAGCTTGGTTTGCGTACACATTGGTATTCAACTCAAGTGAGCACAGGGGTACATTGAATATTATGGGTGCGGATTTGATGCCAGAGAAAACTAGGGATCTTTCGGTGGTTGGAGGGACTGGAGACTTCTTCATGGCTAGAGGGATTGTCACTCTTCAAACTGATACTTTCCAGGGTGCATATTATTTTCGCCTCAAGATGGATATCAAGTTGTATGAATGTTACTAA
- the LOC114821014 gene encoding cation/H(+) antiporter 18-like — MASNASVGNTCPPPMKATSNGAFQGDSPLHFALPLVILQICIVVIATRGLAYLMKPLRQPRVIAEIVGGILLGPSALGRNKSYLQAIFPPKSITVLDTLANLGLLFFLFLAGLEIDPKSIRQTGKQALAIAVAGITLPFALGIGSSFVLRETIAKGVDATAFLVFMGVALSITAFPVLARILAELKLLTTDIGRMAMSAAAVNDVAAWILLALAVALSGSNQSPLVPLWVFLSGCAFVICAILIVPPIFKWMSQQCQEGEPVDEIYVCATLTAVLAAGFITDTIGIHAMFGAFVVGVLVPKEGPFAGALVEKVEDLVSGLFLPLYFVSSGLKTNVATIQGLQSWGLLVLVIFTACFGKIFGTIVVSLSCKLPVREALALGFLMNSKGLVELIVLNIGKDRKVLNDQTFAIMVLMALFTTFITTPLVVAVYKPAKRGRMADYKHKTIERKNTNTQLRILACFHSARNIPSIINLLEASRGTNKREGLCVYAMHLKELSERSSAILMVHRARRNGLPFWNKGQQSNSDSVVVAFEAYQQLSRVSIRPMTEISSTSDMHEDICATAESKRAAIVILPFHKHQRLDGTLETTRNDFRFVNQRVLQYAPCSVGILVDRGLGGATHIAASNVSYFITVLFFGGRDDREALAYGARMAEHPGISLMVIRFLVEPELAGEISRINIDGNARTKVGSVDEEFLTEFKQKIAKDDSVTYEEKAVRNEAQTISVIREIGRCHLFLVGRTPDGEVALALNRRSECPELGPVGSLLISPDLSTSASVLVVQQYNGQVSLDLPSEMEEESPERD; from the exons ATGGCTTCCAATGCTTCGGTGGGGAATACATGTCCGCCTCCAATGAAGGCCACATCAAACGGTGCGTTCCAGGGGGACAGTCCTTTACATTTTGCACTGCCTCTCGTTATTTTGCAGATATGTATTGTAGTTATAGCCACTCGGGGTCTTGCCTATCTTATGAAGCCATTGAGACAGCCACGAGTCATTGCGGAGATTGTT GGCGGAATCCTACTCGGGCCATCAGCTCTGGGGCGGAACAAAAGTTATCTCCAGGCAATATTTCCACCGAAGAGTATCACTGTGTTGGACACCTTAGCAAACCTCGGTCTCCTATTCTTTCTATTCCTTGCAGGGCTAGAGATAGATCCTAAATCTATTCGTCAGACTGGAAAACAAGCCCTTGCCATTGCCGTAGCAGGAATAACCCTCCCATTTGCATTAGGAATAGGTTCATCATTTGTCCTCCGAGAAACCATAGCCAAGGGGGTAGATGCTACTGCATTTCTTGTGTTCATGGGTGTGGCCCTTTCGATAACTGCTTTCCCTGTTTTAGCTCGTATTCTGGCTGAGTTGAAACTCTTGACCACCGACATTGGAAGAATGGCTATGTCGGCTGCAGCAGTTAATGATGTGGCCGCCTGGATTCTACTGGCTCTTGCTGTTGCCCTATCTGGCAGTAACCAATCTCCCCTTGTTCCACTATGGGTCTTCTTGTCCGGGTGTGCGTTTGTTATTTGTGCAATTCTCATTGTTCCTCCAATCTTCAAATGGATGTCTCAACAATGTCAAGAAGGTGAACCTGTTGACGAGATCTACGTATGCGCTACACTAACTGCTGTTCTGGCTGCTGGTTTTATTACTGATACAATTGGAATTCATGCCATGTTTGGTGCTTTTGTGGTCGGAGTTCTTGTACCGAAGGAGGGGCCATTTGCAGGTGCTCTTGTGGAAAAAGTAGAAGATCTCGTGTCTGGTCTCTTTCTGCCGTTGTACTTTGTGTCCAGTGGACTGAAGACTAATGTTGCCACAATTCAGGGGCTTCAGTCGTGGGGTCTTTTGGTTTTGGTCATATTTACTGCCTGTTTCGGGAAGATTTTTGGGACTATTGTGGTGTCTCTTTCCTGCAAATTGCCTGTCCGCGAGGCTTTAGCTCTGGGGTTCCTGATGAACAGTAAAGGCTTGGTGGAACTCATTGTCCTCAACATTGGCAAAGACAGaaag GTCTTGAATGACCAGACTTTTGCCATTATGGTTCTAATGGCTCTGTTTACCACATTTATCACCACGCCTCTTGTCGTTGCTGTTTATAAGCCAGCGAAAAGGGGAAGAATGGCTGATTACAAGCATAAGACAATTGAAAGGAAAAATACGAACACTCAACTAAGGATCTTGGCCTGTTTTCATAGTGCAAGAAACATTCCATCCATAATAAATCTGCTTGAGGCCTCACGAGGCACAAACAAGCGCGAAGGCCTTTGTGTCTATGCAATGCACCTCAAGGAGCTCTCTGAGAGGTCATCAGCTATATTAATGGTACACAGGGCAAGAAGAAACGGGTTACCCTTCTGGAATAAGGGCCAGCAATCAAATTCTGACAGCGTGGTTGTGGCATTTGAGGCATACCAACAGCTGAGCCGGGTGTCCATCAGGCCAATGACTGAAATATCTTCAACATCTGATATGCACGAGGACATTTGTGCCACCGCTGAGAGCAAAAGAGCTGCAATCGTAATTCTTCCATTCCATAAGCACCAGAGGCTAGATGGTACACTAGAGACTACCCGAAATGACTTTCGCTTTGTTAACCAGAGGGTTCTTCAGTATGCACCTTGCTCAGTTGGAATTCTGGTCGATCGTGGTCTTGGTGGAGCTACCCACATTGCTGCAAGCAACGTTTCTTATTTCATCACAGTTCTCTTCTTTGGGGGTCGTGATGACCGTGAAGCCCTTGCCTATGGTGCTCGTATGGCTGAGCACCCCGGCATCAGTTTAATGGTCATTCGCTTCCTAGTGGAACCCGAGCTTGCGGGGGAGATATCTAGGATTAATATTGATGGCAATGCTAGAACCAAAGTGGGATCAGTAGATGAGGAATTCCTCACTGAGTTCAAGCAGAAAATCGCTAAGGATGACTCCGTCACATACGAAGAGAAGGCAGTCAGAAATGAGGCACAGACAATTTCTGTGATTCGCGAGATAGGCCGGTGCCATCTGTTTCTGGTGGGGCGAACACCTGATGGTGAAGTAGCCTTAGCTTTAAATAGGAGGAGTGAGTGTCCGGAACTTGGTCCTGTTGGGAGCTTGTTAATTTCACCAGATTTATCTACATCAGCGTCCGTCTTGGTGGTGCAACAGTACAATGGTCAGGTATCGTTGGATTTGCCCTcggagatggaggaagagtcACCTGAAAGAGACTGA
- the LOC114821169 gene encoding disease resistance response protein 206-like — MVARSSSVLIFFFVFLAISSAFPKNKDKYKPCKHLVLFFHDIIYNGKNAANATSAIVAAPQGSNLTILAPNFHFGNIAVFDDPITLDNNLHSKPIGRAQGMYIYDTKNTFTSWLGFSFSLNSTDYQGTINFIGADPIMIKYRDISVVGGTGDFFMHRGVATIDTDSYEGEVYFRLKVDIKFYECW, encoded by the coding sequence ATGGTAGCAAGAAGTTCCTCAGTTCTGATATTCTTCTTCGTGTTCCTTGCTATATCTTCAGCCTTCccaaaaaacaaagacaagtACAAACCATGCAAGCACTTAGTGCTATTCTTCCATGACATTATCTACAATGGCAAAAATGCTGCCAATGCTACATCTGCAATCGTAGCAGCCCCTCAAGGATCCAACCTAACCATCTTGGCGCCGAATTTTCATTTTGGGAACATAGCGGTTTTCGATGACCCCATTACCCTCGACAACAACCTGCACTCGAAGCCTATTGGCAGGGCACAAGGGATGTACATATATGATACAAAGAACACATTCACTTCTTGGCTTGGCTTCTCATTTTCTTTAAACAGCACAGACTACCAAGGCACAATAAATTTCATCGGAGCCGACCCCATTATGATTAAATATAGGGACATATCCGTCGTCGGTGGCACTGGAGACTTTTTCATGCACCGGGGAGTTGCAACCATAGACACGGATTCATATGAAGGTGAAGTCTACTTCAGGCTCAAGGTGGATATCAAGTTCTATGAGTGTTGGTAA